A stretch of the Poseidonibacter parvus genome encodes the following:
- a CDS encoding flagellar biosynthetic protein FliR, whose protein sequence is MEAFLSLLNEDIVYQFLLLLARIVSFVAFMPVFGHTAVSTRIRIAFAFYITIFVFPLVEITTPITEDTFILGLISEITLGLVASMFVNIIFASVRIIGEFVGFATALSMATMFDPATGSQEGLVSRLLYWIAIVLFFQTGMYEVTLVILIKSFSMVNLGTFDIFSYDGIQIAIDEIKRMFAFAFAFALPLFFIGFIMDVYYGYGTKSMPSFSPFVITFQLKFALIFVFLILGMEVFTEAFTNYFITKFE, encoded by the coding sequence ATGGAAGCATTTTTATCTTTATTAAATGAAGATATTGTATATCAATTTCTACTTTTATTAGCTCGTATTGTCTCTTTTGTGGCTTTTATGCCTGTATTTGGACACACAGCAGTTAGTACAAGAATTAGAATAGCTTTTGCTTTTTACATAACTATTTTTGTATTCCCTTTAGTTGAAATCACTACTCCTATTACAGAAGATACATTTATTCTTGGTTTGATTTCAGAAATTACTTTAGGTTTAGTTGCTTCAATGTTTGTAAATATTATATTTGCGTCTGTTAGGATTATTGGTGAGTTTGTTGGTTTTGCAACTGCTTTATCTATGGCTACAATGTTCGATCCAGCAACTGGTTCACAGGAAGGATTAGTCTCAAGACTACTTTATTGGATTGCTATAGTATTGTTCTTTCAAACAGGAATGTATGAAGTTACTTTAGTAATACTTATTAAAAGTTTTTCTATGGTTAATTTAGGAACCTTTGATATCTTTTCCTATGATGGAATTCAAATAGCAATTGATGAAATAAAAAGAATGTTTGCATTTGCATTTGCATTTGCTTTACCATTATTTTTTATTGGTTTTATTATGGATGTCTATTATGGCTATGGAACAAAATCAATGCCTTCTTTTTCTCCATTTGTTATTACTTTTCAATTGAAGTTTGCATTGATTTTTGTTTTTCTAATTCTTGGTATGGAAGTTTTTACAGAAGCTTTTACAAATTACTTTATAACAAAATTTGAGTAG
- a CDS encoding tetratricopeptide repeat protein has protein sequence MRIFILLFILLNTLYAKKDFYYSFINSSGAQISEKRKQTISDGFDIIENAKLLARDGKIDEAYSLIKDYKEKNKINVLSSDLIILYSELSLKKESKRFSLEASKLLENAINTSSLNQFDLAKAYMLLVELKLKINKTKDAKYFAQIIINNFEDEITKTYGKIQLAKVYKYQRAYDRSIKILYSILAKTNDKLIATIVADELFDVYIDNKDFEKANNLISNVLKSNIEYYANDSYLANQKITKLIKSDMPEHAVEILKELLNKTSKEESIEDFKYKLANTYMLMYDRTNFYLEKAKELYKDIINDYAQGAYAKRSKMFIDEILMRQGRVKPSVIAAKYKSSEAMQQKALLQELINDKEDKKYKLIMRSKKVYNKISNTIAKRFGYKSIESIFDEVNIEMIKNFLNTGKCFELNKALKTSRNETLEKLIEDETIKYKFFECLIEVPYERGYLQVKDTFNTSRDPNIYLYLERMAYSLGLSDEALDYSAKVEMVDNQDVLAKEFLYRYQILKSKGDGLSLDKFFSYANRNINFIELNKNNPIIVDFYYDYYLYLLKKDDTNKAKEILNKLYLKQKELKANIYSPFVEMELSKISKDTNQLQESINYLLEGKDNTRRLKPNDEVKIYYDILKLYEALGNKIKQDEYIIKCKDVKDTNESLYKKMCDEM, from the coding sequence TTGAGAATTTTTATACTTTTATTTATATTATTAAATACTCTTTATGCCAAAAAAGATTTCTATTATAGTTTTATAAATTCTTCTGGTGCTCAAATTTCTGAAAAAAGAAAGCAAACAATTAGTGATGGCTTTGATATAATAGAAAATGCTAAACTACTTGCTCGTGATGGTAAAATTGATGAAGCTTATTCACTTATAAAAGATTATAAAGAAAAAAATAAAATTAATGTTTTAAGTTCTGACTTAATAATTCTTTATTCTGAATTGTCATTAAAAAAAGAATCAAAAAGATTTTCACTTGAAGCTTCAAAACTGCTTGAAAATGCAATAAACACATCTTCATTAAATCAATTTGATTTAGCAAAAGCATATATGCTTTTAGTTGAATTAAAATTAAAGATTAATAAAACTAAAGATGCTAAATATTTTGCGCAAATAATTATAAATAACTTTGAAGATGAAATTACAAAGACTTATGGAAAAATTCAATTAGCAAAAGTATATAAATATCAAAGAGCTTATGATAGGTCAATAAAAATATTATATTCTATTTTGGCAAAAACTAATGATAAGTTAATTGCTACAATTGTTGCAGATGAACTTTTTGATGTCTATATTGATAATAAAGATTTTGAGAAAGCAAATAACTTGATTTCTAATGTTTTAAAAAGCAATATTGAATACTATGCTAACGATTCATATTTAGCAAACCAAAAAATCACTAAATTAATAAAATCAGATATGCCAGAACATGCAGTTGAAATTTTAAAAGAGTTATTAAATAAAACTTCTAAAGAAGAATCTATTGAAGACTTTAAATATAAGTTAGCAAATACTTATATGCTTATGTATGATAGAACAAATTTTTATTTGGAAAAAGCAAAAGAGTTATATAAAGATATTATAAATGATTATGCACAGGGTGCTTATGCCAAAAGATCTAAAATGTTTATTGATGAAATTCTTATGAGGCAAGGAAGAGTTAAACCTTCTGTAATTGCGGCTAAATATAAATCATCTGAAGCTATGCAACAAAAAGCATTACTCCAAGAGCTTATAAATGATAAGGAAGACAAAAAATATAAACTTATAATGCGTTCAAAAAAAGTTTATAATAAAATTTCAAATACAATAGCAAAAAGATTTGGGTATAAATCAATTGAATCAATATTTGATGAAGTAAATATTGAAATGATTAAAAATTTTTTAAATACGGGGAAATGTTTTGAATTAAATAAAGCATTAAAAACTTCAAGAAATGAAACTTTAGAAAAATTAATAGAAGATGAAACTATAAAATATAAATTTTTTGAATGTCTTATTGAAGTACCTTATGAAAGAGGATATTTACAGGTTAAAGATACTTTTAACACAAGTAGAGATCCAAATATATACTTATATTTAGAAAGAATGGCTTATTCTTTAGGTTTAAGTGATGAAGCACTTGATTATTCTGCAAAAGTTGAAATGGTTGATAATCAAGATGTTTTAGCAAAAGAATTTTTATATAGATATCAAATACTTAAATCAAAAGGTGATGGTTTATCTTTAGATAAGTTCTTTTCTTACGCAAATAGAAACATAAATTTTATTGAATTAAATAAAAATAATCCAATAATTGTAGATTTTTATTATGATTATTATTTATATTTACTAAAGAAAGATGATACAAATAAAGCAAAAGAAATTTTAAATAAATTATATTTAAAACAAAAAGAATTAAAAGCAAATATTTATTCTCCTTTTGTTGAAATGGAGTTATCAAAAATTTCAAAAGATACTAATCAATTACAAGAATCGATTAATTATTTATTAGAAGGTAAAGATAATACAAGAAGATTAAAGCCAAATGATGAAGTTAAAATTTATTATGATATTCTAAAATTATACGAAGCATTAGGAAATAAAATAAAACAAGATGAGTATATTATTAAGTGTAAAGATGTAAAAGATACAAATGAAAGTCTTTATAAAAAAATGTGTGATGAGATGTAA
- a CDS encoding flagellar biosynthesis protein FlgL, with product MINQTEQTLYRLSNLNAEQTRISYQLSTGKVIDKGSEDSSLYSREIYIDDRIRTYEGIQTQIERTTAQNNVSDSTIGEMKALFELAKTEIIKANTDTTSDEGKKAIALNLAGIKENLFDLANTQVEGEYLFAGSDSSVIPFTKDSDGNVTYEGNNIARKISVDDGSYRERGVNGYDVMTYPSSTALSGETLNFKEADTIIDENGDIWKLNAAKTDIEMLKKDGTVDTSVASKAVDSNDGLTPPTYTINDIGSDSGTKFEARSNIFDLIDDLVNTLNKVDSDGNAIDDDTRDALLSENQEKFSESYDALNLAHSELGSKNQMFEISLERVTSKLTQYTILSQEVGAADLTKLAIESAALELTYTSLYSTIQRTNELSLTNFLN from the coding sequence ATGATTAATCAAACAGAACAAACACTATATAGATTATCTAATTTAAACGCAGAACAAACTAGAATATCATATCAACTGTCTACAGGAAAAGTAATAGACAAGGGTAGTGAAGATTCATCTTTATATTCTAGAGAAATATATATAGATGATAGAATTAGAACATACGAAGGTATTCAAACTCAAATAGAAAGAACAACTGCTCAAAATAATGTTTCAGATTCAACAATAGGTGAAATGAAAGCACTTTTTGAGTTGGCTAAAACAGAAATAATAAAAGCTAATACTGATACAACAAGTGATGAAGGTAAAAAAGCGATTGCTCTAAATTTAGCTGGTATAAAAGAAAATCTTTTTGATTTAGCTAATACACAAGTTGAAGGTGAATATTTATTTGCTGGTTCAGACTCATCAGTGATTCCGTTTACAAAAGATTCTGATGGTAATGTTACATATGAAGGTAATAATATAGCAAGAAAAATTTCAGTTGATGATGGTTCATATAGAGAACGTGGTGTAAATGGCTATGACGTAATGACTTATCCTTCAAGCACAGCACTATCTGGAGAAACTTTAAATTTTAAAGAAGCAGATACAATTATTGATGAAAATGGTGATATTTGGAAGTTAAATGCAGCTAAAACTGACATAGAAATGTTGAAAAAAGATGGCACTGTTGATACTTCAGTTGCTTCAAAAGCAGTAGATAGTAATGATGGATTAACTCCTCCTACTTATACTATAAATGATATAGGCTCTGATTCTGGAACAAAATTTGAAGCACGTTCAAATATCTTTGATTTAATAGATGATTTAGTAAATACATTAAACAAAGTTGATTCAGATGGAAATGCAATTGATGATGATACTAGAGATGCTTTATTATCTGAAAATCAAGAAAAATTTTCTGAATCTTATGATGCATTAAATCTTGCTCATTCAGAACTTGGTTCAAAAAATCAAATGTTTGAAATTTCTCTTGAGAGAGTTACTTCTAAATTAACACAATATACAATATTATCTCAAGAAGTTGGAGCAGCTGATTTAACTAAATTAGCTATTGAATCAGCTGCTTTAGAATTAACATATACATCTTTATATTCTACAATACAAAGAACAAATGAATTATCTTTGACAAACTTTCTTAACTAG
- a CDS encoding BatD family protein produces MLIIRFLFLSSIFIISLFSNVELSLPKEVIKGEPLVFSLTISANDIKMPKLDTINSYSVQEISSSTSTNIINNKITRSIRKIYSLYPSKDFEFPSLKFIIDGKEFFTKSQKITLKNSQKTVSPIFDLSLKTNNKDLYVSENFVLTVVFKYKKNSNIVDLSFEKPNFDNFWYKQLPNTKQYEENGFIVQELNFLLFPLKEGILKVNPLKINAQIIDASNSYSLFSNTSSNIKIYSNELEFNVKKLPSNTNLIGKFDIKASVDKSKVKQGEAISYKLVITGNGNIEDIKDIKLNIKNTTIYDNKPKIKAKYEDGKYKGTYTKVFSIIPNDSITIPKIKIEYFDKDLEQVISKYSDEINIVVEKNNEIKKVELLQKAKKEVKEKQVIKIVEKTSQKDRIIFFTLGIIVGMLILGLYFYVINYKRINKSNETSLIKKVKSSNTKDELLKILAVYIKINSSLDELIFKLEEQKDIKIIKKEIIKKLKELKL; encoded by the coding sequence ATGTTAATAATTAGATTTTTGTTTTTATCATCAATATTTATCATTTCACTGTTTTCTAATGTTGAGTTAAGTTTGCCAAAAGAAGTAATAAAAGGTGAGCCTTTAGTTTTTTCATTAACAATAAGTGCAAATGATATAAAAATGCCAAAACTAGATACTATAAATTCATATAGTGTTCAAGAGATATCTTCATCTACTTCTACGAATATAATTAACAATAAAATTACAAGAAGTATTAGAAAAATATATTCATTATATCCTTCAAAAGATTTTGAATTTCCAAGTTTAAAGTTTATTATTGATGGAAAAGAATTTTTTACTAAAAGTCAAAAAATCACTTTAAAAAATTCACAAAAAACTGTTTCACCAATATTTGACTTGAGCTTAAAGACAAATAACAAAGATTTATATGTAAGTGAAAACTTTGTTTTAACTGTTGTTTTTAAATATAAAAAGAATTCAAATATTGTTGATTTATCTTTTGAAAAACCAAACTTTGATAATTTTTGGTACAAACAATTACCAAACACAAAACAATATGAAGAGAATGGATTTATTGTTCAAGAATTAAACTTCTTGTTATTTCCTTTAAAAGAAGGAATCTTAAAAGTAAATCCTTTAAAAATTAATGCACAAATAATTGATGCAAGTAATTCCTATTCATTATTTTCAAATACTAGCTCAAATATAAAAATATATTCTAATGAATTAGAGTTTAATGTAAAGAAATTACCATCAAATACAAATTTAATTGGTAAGTTTGATATAAAAGCTAGTGTTGATAAAAGTAAAGTAAAACAAGGTGAAGCTATATCATATAAGTTAGTAATTACTGGAAATGGTAATATTGAAGATATTAAAGATATAAAGTTAAATATCAAAAATACTACAATTTATGATAATAAACCCAAAATTAAAGCTAAATATGAAGATGGTAAATACAAAGGCACTTATACAAAAGTTTTTTCAATTATTCCAAATGATTCTATAACAATTCCTAAAATTAAAATAGAATACTTTGATAAAGATTTAGAGCAAGTTATTTCGAAATATAGTGATGAAATAAATATTGTAGTAGAAAAAAATAATGAAATTAAAAAAGTAGAACTATTACAAAAAGCTAAAAAAGAAGTAAAAGAAAAACAAGTAATAAAAATAGTAGAAAAAACTTCACAAAAAGATAGAATAATTTTCTTCACTTTGGGTATTATTGTAGGAATGTTAATACTAGGTTTATATTTCTATGTTATAAATTATAAACGAATAAATAAATCTAATGAAACATCTTTAATAAAAAAAGTAAAAAGCTCAAATACCAAAGATGAATTATTAAAAATATTAGCAGTTTATATAAAGATAAATTCTTCTTTAGATGAGTTAATCTTTAAATTAGAAGAACAAAAAGATATTAAGATAATTAAAAAAGAGATTATCAAAAAATTAAAAGAATTGAAATTATAA
- the fliI gene encoding flagellar protein export ATPase FliI, producing the protein MDIENLINNIDSTNLSIAFGRIKNISTTTITATGLEVAVGDIVKIESVQHLYTVLGMVASISNDDFTIVPFSFIEGFRIYDKVYLQKEGLSIKCGYGLLGRVVNALGEPIDNGGKIKDLEETSAINKLSMPPLERGIIGDRFSTGVKSIDSMLTSGKGQKVGIFAGSGVGKSTLMGMIVKGCEAQIKVVALIGERGREIPEFIHYNLDNKLENTVIIAATSDESALMRKYGAFTAMAVAEFFRDKGHDVLLMMDSVTRFAMAQREIGLSTGEPPVSRGYPPSVFSLLPQLMERAGNNQKGSITAFFTVLVDGDDMNDPIADQSRSILDGHIVLTRELTEQGFYPPINLLKSASRVMDKVVDKEHYNDFLKLKRVLSLIKENEVLVRVGAYKAGMDPELDNAMAKKEQIREFLIQGTDEKYDFNEIVSMFRKVLQ; encoded by the coding sequence ATGGATATTGAAAATTTAATTAATAATATTGATTCAACAAATCTTTCAATTGCATTTGGAAGAATAAAAAATATTTCCACAACTACAATTACAGCAACAGGATTAGAAGTAGCTGTTGGTGATATTGTAAAAATTGAATCTGTTCAGCATCTTTACACAGTTTTAGGAATGGTGGCATCAATTTCTAATGATGATTTTACTATTGTTCCTTTTTCTTTTATTGAAGGGTTTAGAATATATGACAAAGTGTATTTACAAAAAGAAGGTCTATCTATTAAGTGTGGTTATGGACTTTTAGGTAGGGTTGTAAATGCTTTAGGTGAACCTATTGATAACGGTGGGAAAATTAAAGATTTAGAAGAAACTTCTGCAATTAATAAACTATCAATGCCTCCCCTTGAACGTGGAATAATAGGTGATAGATTTTCAACAGGAGTTAAATCAATTGATTCAATGCTAACTTCTGGAAAAGGTCAAAAAGTTGGTATTTTTGCAGGTTCTGGTGTTGGTAAATCTACATTAATGGGAATGATTGTAAAAGGTTGTGAGGCACAAATAAAAGTTGTTGCACTAATTGGGGAAAGAGGAAGAGAAATTCCTGAGTTTATACATTATAACTTGGACAATAAATTAGAAAACACTGTAATAATTGCAGCAACTTCTGATGAATCAGCATTAATGAGAAAATATGGAGCTTTTACAGCTATGGCAGTTGCAGAGTTTTTTAGAGATAAAGGTCATGATGTATTACTTATGATGGATTCAGTTACAAGATTTGCAATGGCTCAAAGAGAAATAGGACTAAGTACTGGTGAACCTCCTGTAAGTCGTGGTTATCCACCTTCAGTATTTTCTTTATTACCTCAATTAATGGAAAGAGCAGGGAATAATCAAAAAGGCTCAATTACAGCATTTTTTACTGTTTTAGTTGATGGTGATGATATGAATGATCCAATTGCAGATCAAAGTAGATCTATTCTTGATGGGCACATTGTATTAACTAGAGAATTAACAGAACAAGGATTTTATCCTCCTATTAATTTACTTAAATCTGCATCAAGAGTAATGGACAAAGTAGTTGATAAAGAGCATTATAATGACTTTTTAAAGTTAAAAAGAGTATTATCGTTAATAAAAGAAAACGAAGTTTTAGTTCGTGTTGGAGCATATAAAGCGGGAATGGATCCTGAACTTGATAATGCAATGGCTAAAAAAGAACAAATAAGAGAATTTTTAATTCAGGGAACTGATGAAAAATATGATTTTAATGAAATCGTATCAATGTTTAGAAAGGTTTTACAATGA
- the flhB gene encoding flagellar biosynthesis protein FlhB, with protein sequence MADEDEKTEEPTDKKIEDAKKEGNVNKSAEVTGAAILTLGSMYLLFFSSYSMSEIKKMMMFSYSFIGQDMDGSVYYAITYTTVMTFLSALLPLFALIMVLVFATNWMQFGFITTPLKIDLQKLDPIKGFGNIFGLKKGIEALKLTAKLTIIVVVMFILFILTHKKFLAMMDQETSASIASMIEVIFFFLAAILLIIIIFAIMDFYFTRHYYMKSLRMSKQDIKDEFKNMDGDPQVKGRIRRIQMEMSRKRMMADVPDADVVITNPTHYAIALKYDNEVDSAPKMIAKGIDFIAVKIKDIAKENNIPIIENPALARALHEQIELEQEIPSGFYKALAEIFSYVYELKKKR encoded by the coding sequence ATGGCTGATGAAGATGAAAAAACCGAAGAACCCACCGACAAGAAAATTGAAGATGCAAAAAAAGAAGGTAACGTAAATAAATCTGCAGAAGTTACAGGTGCTGCAATTTTAACTTTAGGATCAATGTATTTATTGTTTTTCTCTTCTTATTCAATGAGTGAAATTAAAAAAATGATGATGTTCTCTTATAGCTTTATTGGTCAAGATATGGACGGTAGCGTATATTATGCAATTACATATACTACAGTAATGACTTTTTTATCAGCATTACTTCCCTTATTTGCTTTAATAATGGTATTAGTTTTTGCTACAAATTGGATGCAGTTTGGTTTTATTACTACTCCTTTAAAAATTGATTTGCAGAAATTAGATCCAATAAAAGGTTTTGGAAATATTTTTGGTTTGAAAAAAGGAATTGAGGCTTTAAAACTTACCGCAAAACTTACAATTATTGTTGTTGTAATGTTTATATTATTTATTTTAACACACAAAAAATTTCTTGCAATGATGGATCAAGAAACTTCAGCTTCAATAGCTTCTATGATTGAGGTAATATTTTTCTTTTTAGCAGCAATACTACTTATTATAATAATTTTTGCTATAATGGATTTTTATTTTACAAGACATTATTATATGAAATCTTTACGTATGAGTAAGCAAGATATTAAAGATGAATTTAAAAATATGGATGGAGATCCTCAAGTAAAAGGTCGTATTAGAAGAATACAAATGGAAATGTCACGTAAAAGAATGATGGCAGATGTCCCTGATGCAGATGTAGTAATCACTAACCCAACACATTATGCAATTGCTTTAAAATATGATAATGAAGTTGATTCTGCACCTAAAATGATTGCAAAAGGTATTGATTTTATTGCGGTAAAAATAAAAGATATTGCAAAAGAAAATAATATACCAATTATAGAAAACCCAGCACTTGCTCGTGCATTACATGAACAAATAGAATTAGAACAAGAAATACCAAGTGGATTTTATAAGGCTTTAGCTGAAATATTTTCTTATGTGTATGAATTAAAAAAGAAGAGGTAG
- the flhA gene encoding flagellar biosynthesis protein FlhA: MNLRKFLSKDLFIVALFVAILTIIIVPLSKGILDFFLIISLSLSLLILLISLYIQKPADLTTFPTIILILALFRLSLNIATTRSILSEGHNGPDAVSSIISAFGDFVVGGNMVIGVIIFIILVLINFMVVTKGATRVAEVTARFTLDSMPGKQMAIDADLNAGFIDDKQAQQRRKELISEANFYGAMDGSSKFVKGDAVAGIIITLVNLVGGLLIGLFQHDMTAAQSGEIYTILTIGDGLVAQIPALILSTATAIIITRSNMDEDKFANQSINQLIKDSKSLILVGIGMVLFSLIPGFPSGILIVMGLLLVFIGYTIDMINNEKDNAVTRFFKPENAKAKVDDNIDVLKDRKKKAAVPNEEQTIETIMKLEVLELKLGIRLLQLVQGNSELLDKIKAIRKTIATELGFVIPQIRISDDATLAPNEYRLFLKRIPLVSGKVEIEKLLAMGGLGNEKLQGLKVKEPVFNLEATWISPSLKEEALMKGFTVVDAPTIISTHISEIIKKHAEDIITRQDIVNIIDGLKKDFPIVIEEAMKVTSYGALLKVCKDLLHEKIPIVDMLTIVEAIADIAEFTKAPDVLLEHVRSKLFRLITDKFKDADGVLHIITIKPELEQQFIGKLQEQHGVSQLLLSIAEINNLVTKTKELVDQIEVKGFSKVTMVVDPVLRKRISEIYEKFGLQITVLSHAELDSKANFAIEGTLDF; the protein is encoded by the coding sequence ATGAATTTAAGAAAGTTTTTAAGTAAAGATTTATTCATTGTTGCATTATTTGTAGCAATTTTAACAATTATTATTGTTCCTTTATCAAAGGGAATATTAGATTTTTTTCTAATAATCTCTTTGTCTTTATCATTGTTAATTTTACTTATTTCTTTATATATACAAAAACCTGCAGACCTTACTACTTTTCCTACCATTATTTTAATATTAGCGTTATTTAGGCTTTCTTTAAATATTGCAACTACAAGGTCCATTTTAAGCGAAGGGCATAATGGTCCTGATGCAGTTAGTTCCATTATTTCGGCCTTTGGGGATTTTGTTGTTGGTGGAAATATGGTTATTGGTGTTATTATTTTTATTATTCTTGTACTTATTAACTTTATGGTTGTTACAAAAGGTGCTACAAGGGTTGCTGAGGTAACTGCTAGATTTACACTTGATTCTATGCCTGGTAAGCAAATGGCTATTGATGCTGATTTAAATGCAGGATTTATAGATGATAAACAAGCACAGCAAAGAAGAAAAGAGCTAATTTCTGAAGCTAACTTTTATGGAGCTATGGATGGGTCTTCTAAGTTCGTAAAAGGTGATGCTGTTGCTGGTATTATAATTACTTTAGTAAACCTTGTTGGTGGTTTGCTAATTGGATTATTTCAACATGATATGACAGCTGCACAAAGTGGTGAAATTTATACAATTTTAACAATTGGTGATGGATTAGTTGCTCAAATTCCTGCACTTATTCTTTCAACTGCAACAGCTATTATTATTACTCGTTCAAATATGGATGAAGATAAGTTTGCAAATCAATCAATTAATCAATTAATCAAAGATAGTAAGTCTTTAATTTTAGTTGGTATTGGAATGGTTTTATTCTCATTAATACCTGGTTTTCCTTCTGGGATTTTGATTGTTATGGGATTATTATTAGTATTTATTGGGTACACAATTGATATGATAAATAATGAAAAAGATAATGCTGTAACTAGATTTTTCAAACCTGAAAATGCAAAAGCAAAAGTTGATGATAATATTGACGTATTAAAAGATAGAAAGAAAAAAGCTGCTGTTCCTAATGAAGAGCAAACTATTGAAACAATAATGAAACTTGAAGTTTTAGAATTAAAACTTGGAATTAGGCTTTTACAATTAGTTCAAGGTAACTCAGAATTATTAGATAAAATTAAAGCAATTAGAAAAACAATTGCTACTGAGTTAGGTTTTGTAATTCCACAAATTAGAATTTCAGATGATGCAACACTAGCACCAAATGAATATAGATTATTCTTAAAAAGAATACCACTTGTAAGTGGAAAAGTTGAAATAGAAAAGCTTCTTGCAATGGGTGGTTTAGGAAATGAAAAATTACAAGGTTTAAAGGTAAAAGAACCTGTATTTAATTTAGAAGCCACATGGATTAGTCCTAGTTTAAAAGAAGAAGCTTTAATGAAAGGTTTCACAGTTGTTGATGCACCTACAATTATTTCAACGCATATTTCTGAAATAATTAAAAAACATGCTGAAGATATTATTACAAGACAAGATATCGTTAATATTATAGATGGACTTAAAAAAGACTTCCCTATAGTAATAGAAGAAGCTATGAAAGTTACTTCTTATGGTGCTTTATTAAAAGTTTGTAAAGACTTATTACATGAGAAAATTCCAATTGTTGATATGCTTACAATTGTTGAAGCAATTGCTGATATCGCAGAATTTACAAAAGCACCAGATGTATTGCTAGAACATGTAAGATCAAAACTGTTTAGATTAATTACAGATAAGTTTAAAGATGCTGATGGAGTTTTACATATTATTACTATAAAACCAGAACTTGAACAGCAATTTATTGGTAAATTACAAGAACAACATGGAGTTTCTCAACTTTTACTTTCAATTGCTGAAATTAATAATCTTGTTACTAAAACAAAAGAACTAGTAGACCAAATTGAAGTAAAAGGTTTCTCAAAAGTTACTATGGTTGTAGATCCAGTATTAAGAAAAAGAATTTCCGAAATATATGAAAAATTTGGCTTACAAATTACAGTATTATCTCATGCTGAACTTGATTCAAAAGCTAACTTTGCAATTGAAGGAACACTAGACTTTTAG
- a CDS encoding HlyD family secretion protein, producing MKIFIFCFILVNSLIAGEYYAKLEPIESYTVKSAVSGKVVFSNTKIEGSKANNSVIIEIDSKVNKMDLSQSRNKLKYINDMIAIENNNYKRLNKVSSKSAFEKDTQKLKVINLKSSKADMTIQIENLKDTIKNKKLIEKSNYISNIAVKQGDYVTPGTLLYESKDLSKAKLEFYVPINEVENLKEKAIYLDGKKSDVKINKIYTIADSQHISSYKIQLLVSNIDTFSRLVKIEFK from the coding sequence ATGAAAATATTTATATTTTGTTTTATATTAGTTAATAGTTTAATTGCAGGTGAATATTATGCAAAATTAGAGCCAATTGAAAGTTACACAGTTAAATCTGCAGTTTCAGGAAAAGTTGTTTTTTCAAATACAAAAATTGAAGGTTCAAAAGCAAATAATTCTGTAATTATAGAAATTGATTCAAAAGTTAATAAGATGGATTTATCTCAATCTAGAAATAAATTAAAATACATAAATGATATGATTGCAATTGAAAATAATAATTATAAAAGATTAAATAAAGTTTCTTCAAAGTCTGCTTTTGAAAAAGATACTCAAAAATTAAAAGTTATAAACTTGAAATCTTCAAAAGCTGATATGACTATACAAATAGAGAATTTAAAAGATACAATTAAAAATAAAAAATTAATTGAAAAGTCAAATTATATTTCAAATATAGCAGTAAAACAAGGTGATTATGTAACTCCTGGAACTTTATTATATGAATCAAAAGATTTATCAAAAGCAAAATTAGAATTTTATGTTCCAATAAATGAAGTTGAAAACTTAAAAGAAAAAGCTATTTATCTTGATGGAAAAAAATCAGATGTAAAAATAAATAAGATTTATACTATTGCAGATTCACAACATATCTCTTCATATAAAATACAATTACTAGTATCTAATATTGATACTTTTTCAAGGTTAGTAAAAATTGAATTCAAATAA